DNA from Candidatus Methylomirabilis sp.:
GGCGTTGAAGGCCTTGCAGAACTCCATGATGTTGACGCCGTGCTGCCCCAGGGCCGGCCCGACCGGCGGTGAGGGATTCGCCTTCCCGGCCGGGACCTGCAGCTTGACCACGGCGGTGATCTTTTTGGCCATGGGCGTCCCCTCAGACCTTCTCGACCTGGAGGAACTCGAGATCCACGGGCGTGGGGCGGCCGAAGATGCTGACCATGACCTTGAGGCGCCCCTTGTCCGGTTTGACCTCTTCGACGAGGCCGGTGAAGTTGGTGAAGGGACCGTCAACCACCCGGACGCTCTCCCCCTTCACGAAGTGGACCCGGTGCTTCGGCTTCTCCACCCCCTCCTCGACCTGCTGCATGATCTGGGCGACCTCGCTGTCCGGGATCGGGGTGGGTCGGGTCCCGGGGCCGACGAAGCCGGTCACCTTGGGGGTGTTCTTGATCAGGTACCAGAGGTCGTCGGAGATCTCCATCCGGATGAGGAGGTAGCCCGGGAAGAACTTCCGGAGGCCCTCCTTCCGCTTCCCCTTCTTGAGCTCCACCACCTTCTCGGTCGGGATGAGAATCTCGCTCACCTGATCGCCCATCCCCTTGGCCGTCACCTGCTGCTCGATGCTCGCCTTCACCTTGTTCTCGAAGCCCGAGTAGGTGTGGACGACGTACCACCGGTGAGAGGGAGGAACCACCTTGGGGGGCTGGGCTTCCGGGGCTTCCGCCAGCTGGCCCTCCGAGATGACCATGTCCACCCCTGCGTGCTCGGTGCGCGGAGATTCCATCGTGCGATCCTCGCCGGCGACGGTTATCGCAGGATCAGGCTCGCCAGCCTCTGGAGGCCGAGGTCCACGAGCCCAAGGAAGAAGGAGACGATGAAGACGGAGACGATGACGACGACGGTGGACCCGATGACCTCCTTCTTCTGGGGCCA
Protein-coding regions in this window:
- the nusG gene encoding transcription termination/antitermination protein NusG is translated as MESPRTEHAGVDMVISEGQLAEAPEAQPPKVVPPSHRWYVVHTYSGFENKVKASIEQQVTAKGMGDQVSEILIPTEKVVELKKGKRKEGLRKFFPGYLLIRMEISDDLWYLIKNTPKVTGFVGPGTRPTPIPDSEVAQIMQQVEEGVEKPKHRVHFVKGESVRVVDGPFTNFTGLVEEVKPDKGRLKVMVSIFGRPTPVDLEFLQVEKV
- the secE gene encoding preprotein translocase subunit SecE produces the protein MRDYWERVVRYLREVRTEMSKVTWPQKKEVIGSTVVVIVSVFIVSFFLGLVDLGLQRLASLILR